In one Lolium rigidum isolate FL_2022 chromosome 3, APGP_CSIRO_Lrig_0.1, whole genome shotgun sequence genomic region, the following are encoded:
- the LOC124695381 gene encoding uncharacterized protein LOC124695381, with product HEIVVDAPPEPTRLMDFIPIYIPTVEKGALSKRVRKRRFLDFLRARPSKDWFLRSTFVGRLRHRNQITSREEEEDHDDSDENYGECRLRRRGRFRVPFVRKIKWGKLWSSAARWCKRPANFAMIIWLAFVASGLLLLFLLMTGMLDGAIPQDTRRKDWTEVINQILNALFTIMCLYQHPTIFHHLVLLLRWRPDGDRDEVRKVYCKDGAPAEPHDRAHMLVVVALLHITCLAQYFCCALFWSYSRTDRPDWPLNIGYGVGTTFPVIAVIYMAYSPLGRKQHDTESSSAEEAHGHNGDVEIRVYNRSVVVGSPEWSGGAFDCCDDVTVCALSATCTFCVFGWNMERLGFGNMCVHTFTFILLCIAPFLVFSATALNIHDHDIRLIVAVAGVLLGFFGFLYGGYWRMQMRKRYKLPASGDRGHVWAAVGDCAKWLFCWSCALAQEVRTANFYDVDDDRFVVHSARNEDGRAVLMPLPREASATYFRSISCPPKIDAMVAMSDGGMSSPVVQMGDIAMERSATYNGYGANLDRQHAMRPPLPTLIQMDREECSSN from the coding sequence CACGAGATCGTCGTCGACGCGCCGCCGGAGCCGACGCGGCTGATGGACTTCATCCCCATCTACATTCCGACGGTGGAGAAGGGCGCGCTGAGCAAGCGCGTGCGCAAGAGGCGGTTCCTGGACTTCCTCCGCGCACGCCCGTCCAAGGACTGGTTCCTCCGGTCAACCTTCGTGGGCCGCCTCCGCCACAGGAACCAGATCACGtccagggaagaagaagaagaccatgaCGACTCCGACGAGAACTATGGCGAGTGCCGGCTGCGGAGGCGGGGCCGGTTCCGCGTGCCGTTCGTGCGGAAGATCAAGTGGGGCAAGCTGTGGTCCTCCGCGGCGAGGTGGTGCAAGCGGCCGGCCAACTTCGCGATGATCATCTGGCTGGCCTTCGTGGCCTcggggctgctgctgctgttccTGCTCATGACGGGGATGCTCGACGGCGCCATCCCGCAGGACACCCGGCGCAAGGACTGGACGGAGGTGATCAACCAGATCCTCAACGCGCTCTTCACCATCATGTGCCTCTACCAGCACCCCACCATCTTCCACCACCTCGTCCTGCTCCTCCGGTGGCGCCCCGACGGCGACCGCGACGAGGTACGGAAGGTGTACTGCAAGGATGGCGCCCCGGCCGAGCCGCACGACCGCGCGCAcatgctggtggtggtggcgctgctGCACATCACCTGCCTGGCCCAGTACTTCTGCTGCGCTCTCTTCTGGAGCTACTCGCGCACCGACCGGCCGGACTGGCCGCTCAACATCGGCTACGGCGTCGGCACCACGTTCCCCGTCATTGCCGTCATCTACATGGCGTACAGCCCGCTGGGTCGCAAGCAGCATGACACGGAGTCGTCCTCGGCCGAAGAGGCGCACGGTCACAACGGTGACGTGGAGATCAGGGTATACAACCGGTCCGTGGTGGTGGGCAGCCCGGAGTGGAGCGGCGGGGCGTTCGACTGCTGCGACGACGTGACGGTGTGCGCGCTGTCGGCGACGTGCACGTTCTGCGTCTTCGGCTGGAACATGGAGCGCCTCGGGTTCGGCAACATGTGCGTGCACACCTTCACCTTCATCCTGCTCTGCATCGCGCCCTTCCTCGTCTTCAGCGCCACGGCGCTCAACATCCACGACCACGACATCCGCCTCATCGTCGCGGTCGCGGGCGtgctcctgggcttcttcggcttcCTCTACGGCGGCTACTGGCGGATGCAGATGAGGAAGCGGTACAAGCTGCCGGCGAGCGGCGACCGCGGGCATGTCTGGGCCGCGGTGGGCGACTGCGCCAAGTGGCTCTTCTGCTGGAGCTGCGCGCTGGCGCAGGAGGTGCGCACGGCCAACTTCTACGACGTCGATGACGATCGGTTTGTCGTCCACAGCGCGCGCAACGAGGATGGCCGCGCCGTGCTGATGCCGCTGCCACGGGAGGCGTCGGCGACCTACTTCCGGAGCATTTCGTGCCCGCCCAAGATTGACGCGATGGTGGCAATGAGTGACGGCGGCATGAGCTCGCCGGTTGTGCAGATGGGCGACATTGCCATGGAGAGGTCGGCCACGTACAACGGCTACGGCGCCAATCTTGATCGCCAACATGCCATGAGGCCGCCTCTGCCTACGCTGATACAAATGGACAGGGAAGAGTGTAGTTCCAACTAG
- the LOC124695382 gene encoding uncharacterized protein LOC124695382 yields MITILADSLERADGLKVPQGKFYLADVGYACHLDFLPPFRSTRITVERAFAALKNRFKIIDQKPFHTFSTQVKLVLACCILHNWILDWGVDSFFSEEDEVQLDEIDVGHGVGATDNTAWKNKRRELADAIARTGCKYTNIIFSIANWRLFLPNDRSAKLTAVLRLIDTETRIRACSSAMEIVNEKKATEAAYGEDNRQAKDVSNMEAIDPWNPPYPPCAPGPSKDFTSHIKLIKEWMDRKQAFLSAYRATHTIIPDRTHEMANDAFFDKLSRLAPILEKDSVKLFLNLFENDRVGLAWGFVITPQTFNQMIVQNALRCAKVALEGKAPELDGHRANPNYMNQCGYFPLHQAAEMFSTDMIKLLFRYGALANLRTVGPEVVEGLLPLHVAVQNACLHKFLEDNLLPDKENREYVYRLIQLLCLPEMVCPTFLLTHSTAISSTTFGMSIFCACHNVRLRFIPA; encoded by the exons ATGATTACTATTCTGGCTGACAGCTTGGAGAGAGCAGATGGCCTGAAGGTCCCTCAGGGTAAGTTCTACCTAGCTGATGTTGGCTATGCTTGCCACCTTGATTTTCTCCCGCCCTTCAGGTccacaag GATCACCGTGGAGAGGGCATTTGCAGCTCTGAAGAACAGATTTAAGATTATTGACCAGAAGCCTTTCCACACCTTCTCCACCCAGGTCAAGCTAGTGCTGGCTTGTTGCATTCTGCATAACTGGATCTTAGACTGGGGTGTTGATTCGTTCTTCTCGGAGGAGGATGAGGTCCAGCTTGACGAGATCGATGTTGGCCATGGTGTTGGTGCCACCGATAACACGGCCTGGAAGAACAAGAGACGGGAGTTGGCGGACGCTAT AGCGCGCACTGGCTGCAAATATACCAATATCATTTTCTCTATAGCGAACTGGAGGCTATTTTTGCCAAATGACAGAAGTGCCAAACTAACTGCAGTTTTGAG GCTAATAGACACTGAAACTAGAATCCGCGCCTGTTCTTCAGCAATGGAGATAGTGAACGAAAAGAAGGCAACTGAAGCTGCTTATGGTGAAGATAATCGTCAAGCTAAGGATGTATCAAACATGGAAGCAATTGATCCTTGGAATCCTCCCTATCCTCCTTGTGCACCTGGTCCTTCTAAAGATTTTACTAGCCATATCAAATTAATCAAGGAG TGGATGGATCGAAAACAGGCTTTTCTTTCTGCCTACAGAGCAACTCATACAATCATCCCAGACCGTACTCATGAG ATGGCAAATGATGCCTTCTTCGATAAATTATCCCGCCTGGCACCCATCCTGGAAAAGGATAgtgtcaagcttttcctcaacttaTTCGAGAATGACAGAGTGGGCTTGGCTTGGGGTTTCGTCATAACCCCACAGACCTTCAATCAGATGATTGTGCAAAATGCCCTGCGATGTGCCAAAGTTGCCTTGGAGGGCAAGGCTCCTGAGCTCGATGGACATCGTGCCAATCCCAACTACATGAACCAATGTGGGTACTTTCCCCTCCACCAAGCTGCTGAGATGTTCTCTACTGATATGATCAAGTTGCTGTTCCGCTATGGCGCATTGGCCAATTTGCGCACAGTTGGCCCTGAAGTCGTCGAGGGCCTACTCCCACTACATGTTGCAGTTCAGAACGCTTGCCTGCATAAGTTTCTTGAGGACAATCTGTTACCTGACAAAGAGAATAGAGAGTATGTCTACAGGCTCATTCAACTGCTGTGCTTACCTGAAATGGtttgtcccactttcctgttgacCCATAGTACTGCTATTTCTTCAACTACATTTGGGATGTCCATATTCTGTGCGTGCCATAATGTTCGTCTCAGATTCATCCCAGCATGA